One window from the genome of Hydra vulgaris chromosome 02, alternate assembly HydraT2T_AEP encodes:
- the LOC136075748 gene encoding zinc finger MYM-type protein 1-like, which yields MKTDQSIEHLMNCQILNEADAWRKILERILDVILFLGERGLAIRGKSDIIGDSHSGNFLGLLELISHYDPILKEHVIKVKQSQDKGQRLQAHYLSNRSQNEFIGLCAAEVRRQIIEKCKSAKYFSIMADATLDVSHTKQSSFVIRYVHEKEPGKFLIEERFLIFADCAKKTGSDIAELILETLETLKICFEDCRGQGYDNGVNMSGKYKGVQAILQKKNPLSVFSPCGCHSLNLCGQNAASSCTDAETFFGTVQTVYTIFSASPQRWEILQRRLHGVSLHGQSGTRWTERLESICPFYNHLSQIIESLKKVKSLYLTPKAKTEIRGALKYMSSFKCVLMSGILLKVLTLIDRCNQVIQSRKATIDIEVENIEALISQLKSVREEWPTILEEVHRKVKRKSFFGEQIKGDDLLPHLTY from the coding sequence ATGAAAACTGATCAGTCAATTGAACATTTGATGAATTGCCAAATTCTCAATGAAGCTGACGCCTGGAGAAAAATCTTGGAACGAATCTTGGATGTGATTCTGTTTCTTGGTGAACGTGGATTGGCTATTCGTGGAAAATCTGACATAATTGGAGATTCTCATAGTGGAAATTTCTTAGGATTGCTGGAACTGATATCGCATTATGACCCAATTCTTAAGGAACATGtgataaaagttaaacaatCACAGGACAAGGGTCAACGTCTTCAGGCGCATTACTTGTCAAATCGTTCTCAAAATGAATTCATTGGCCTTTGTGCAGCTGAGGTTCGCAGGCAAATTATAGAAAAGTGCAAGTCTGCaaagtatttttcaattatgGCTGATGCCACTCTTGATGTGAGCCATACTAAACAAAGTTCGTTTGTCATTCGATATGTACATGAAAAAGAACctggaaaatttttaattgaagagCGGTTTTTGATCTTTGCAGATTGTGCCAAGAAGACTGGATCTGATATTGCGGAATTAATTCTGGAAACTttggaaacattaaaaatttgttttgaagaCTGCCGTGGCCAAGGCTATGACAATGGAGTCAACATGTCAGGAAAATATAAGGGTGTTCAAGCAATCCTACAAAAGAAGAACCCATTGTCTGTATTCTCACCCTGTGGTTGTCATTCATTGAATTTGTGTGGACAGAATGCTGCCTCAAGCTGTACAGATGCTGAGACTTTCTTTGGAACTGTTCAAACCGTATATACGATCTTTTCTGCTAGTCCGCAACGCTGGGAAATATTGCAAAGGAGACTTCACGGTGTGTCTTTGCATGGACAATCAGGAACACGATGGACTGAGAGACTTGAAAGCATTTGCCCTTTCTATAATCACTTGAGCCAAATCATTGaatctttgaaaaaagttaagagCTTGTATCTCACGCCTAAAGCAAAAACTGAGATTAGAGGTGCCCTTAAATATATGAGCTCCTTCAAATGTGTTCTCATGTCTGGAATTTTGCTGAAAGTTCTCACATTGATTGACCGCTGCAACCAGGTCATTCAGTCAAGAAAAGCAACTATTGATATTGAGGTGGAAAATATTGAAGCATTGATTAGTCAACTCAAATCTGTTCGGGAGGAATGGCCTACAATTTTAGAAGAAGTCCACAGAAAAGTGAAAcgcaaaagtttttttggggAGCAAATTAAAGGTGATGACTTATTGCCCCATTTgacttattaa